AGCAAGAAATGTTCCAGAATTGTCAACAAACTGATGAAGAAACACCTGATACGCAGGGAGGATGAACTTGCCGATGGCAGAAAAACCTACAGGTTATTTCCTATCGGATTTACGGGTCCCAGTGAAAAGCACTTGAAATTGATTGCAAATGGCATATTCAGTCCCTGTACGGGCTGTGACCTTGAGTGTTATCCCGATACCTGTTCTCTATTGAATGAATGGGTCCTGGCAGTCATTGCAGAAGAAACCTGAAGGCCTTATCCACAGCAATTATTGGATTTTCATATTCTACGCTCTGGTGATGAAATTATCGTTCCCGAGGGGCGGTGGTAGACGGTCACCATGAGCAGGTCTCCGGGGTTGAACTTGTCACTGTTGGTCCCTGCAATATTGAAATCCCCTTTATCACCCGGGTCCCAGATGTTATCATGTGTCTGGTTTGTAGGTGTACCCCACAACACACCCCCAACAGAATGAAGGAAACC
This genomic window from ANME-2 cluster archaeon contains:
- a CDS encoding MarR family transcriptional regulator — protein: MADKEMLEIINSHREGILQSDIRKSMEIDSKKCSRIVNKLMKKHLIRREDELADGRKTYRLFPIGFTGPSEKHLKLIANGIFSPCTGCDLECYPDTCSLLNEWVLAVIAEET